One Phaseolus vulgaris cultivar G19833 chromosome 2, P. vulgaris v2.0, whole genome shotgun sequence DNA window includes the following coding sequences:
- the LOC137812235 gene encoding acetolactate synthase small subunit 1, chloroplastic-like, with the protein MAATLTPIQTLKFPSLQPKPSFSPKLPSFFTPHTFRANKLTVSAANTSATTVSASSPPSVPSPARSKVRRHTISVFVGDESGMINRIAGVFARRGYNIESLAVGLNEDRALFTIVVSGTDKVLLQVMEQLQKLVNVLKVEDLSREPQVERELMLIKVHADPKHHAELKWLVDIFRAKIVDISEHSVTIEVTGDPGKMAAVQRNLSKFGIKEIARTGKIALRREKMGASAPFWRYSAASYPDLERKTSVNALVGAKNMNPVAKNDTPVGGDVYPIEPSEGFTVNQVLDAHWGVLIDDEVTGIRSHTLSMLVNDSPGVLNIVTGVFARRGYNIQSLAVGHAEVEGLSRLTTVVPGTDETISKLVQQLYKLVELHEVRDITHLPFAERELMLIKIAVNAAARRDVLDIASIFRARAVDVSDHTITLELTGDLDKMVALQRLLEPYGICEVARTGRIALIRESGVDSKYLRGYAYPV; encoded by the exons ATGGCAGCGACTCTAACCCCAATCCAAACCCTCAAATTTCCTTCTCTCCAACCTAAACCTTCATTCTCTCCCAAACTACCTTCCTTCTTCACACCTCACACCTTCCGCGCTAACAAACTCACTGTCTCCGCCGCCAACACCTCCGCCACTACCGTCTCCGCCAGCAGCCCTCCCTCTGTGCCCTCCCCCGCTCGCTCGAA GGTTCGGCGACACACGATTTCGGTGTTCGTCGGCGATGAGAGCGGAATGATAAATAGGATTGCCGGCGTTTTCGCGCGGAGAGGATACAACATCGAATCGCTCGCCGTAGGCCTCAATGAGGACAGGGCGCTCTTCACCATTGTCGTGTCAGGGACCGATAAGGTGCTGCTCCAAGTCATGGAGCAGCTTCAGAAGCTCGTCAACGTTTTGAAG GTGGAGGATCTTTCGAGGGAACCACAGGTAGAACGTGAATTGATGCTCATAAAAGTGCATGCGGATCCGAAGCACCATGCGGAG TTGAAGTGGTTGGTGGACATTTTCAGAGCTAAGATTGTGGATATCTCGGAACATTCGGTGACAATTGAG GTCACTGGAGATCCAGGGAAGATGGCTGCGGTTCAAAGAAATTTGAGCAAGTTTGGAATTAAAGAAATAGCTAGAACTGGAAAG ATTGCATTAAGAAGGGAAAAGATGGGTGCATCTGCTCCATTTTGGCGGTATTCAGCTGCTTCTTATCCAGATCTCGAAAGAAAAACATCTGTTAATGCCCTTGTGGGAGCAAAAAATATGAATCCTGTTGCCAAAAATGATACGCCTGTGGGG GGAGACGTTTATCCTATAGAACCTTCAGAGGGTTTTACAGTCAATCAAGTACTTGACGCTCACTGGGGTGTCCTCATTGATGATGAG GTTACTGGAATTCGATCACACACTTTATCCATGCTTGTGAATGATTCTCCTGGAGTTCTAAACATTGTTACAGGAGTTTTTGCTAGAAGGGGCTATAACATTCAG AGTTTAGCTGTCGGACATGCAGAAGTTGAAGGACTTTCTCGACTCACAACTGTGGTTCCTGGGACAGATGAGACAATCAGCAAGCTGGTGCAGCAACTGTACAAGCTAGTAGAGCTGCATGAG GTTCGTGATATCACCCATTTGCCATTTGCTGAGCGAGAATTGATGCTAATAAAGATAGCTGTAAATGCTGCTGCACGGCGTGATGTCCTCGATATCGCCAGCATATTCCGGGCCAGAGCTGTTGATGTATCTGATCACACAATAACTCTAGAG CTTACTGGAGATTTGGACAAGATGGTTGCATTGCAGAGATTGTTAGAACCATATGGCATTTGTGAG GTGGCACGAACAGGACGCATTGCCCTAATCCGTGAGTCAGGTGTGGACTCCAAGTACTTGCGTGGATATGCCTATCCCGTATAA
- the LOC137812236 gene encoding guanosine nucleotide diphosphate dissociation inhibitor 2: protein MDEEYDVIVLGTGLKECILSGLLSVDGLKVLHMDRNDYYGGESTSLNLNQLWKRFRGDDKPPPQLGASRDYNIDMNPKFIMANGNLVRVLIHTDVTKYLSFKAVDGSYVFNKGKVHKVPSNDMEALKSPLMGLFEKRRARKFFIYVQNYNVSDPKAHEGMDLTRVTTKELIAKYGLDDNTVDFIGHALALHRDDRYLTEPALDTVKRMKLYAESLARFQGGSPYIYPLYGLGELPQAFARLSAVYGGTYMLNKPECKVEFDDEGKVIGVTSEGETAKCKKVVCDPSYLPGKVRKVGKVARAIAIMSHPIPSTDDSHSVQIILPQKQLGRKSDMYLFCCSYTHNVAPKGKFIAFVSSEAETDQPAIELKPGIDLLGPVDEIFFDIYDRYEPVNEPALDNCFISMSYDATTHFESTVDDVLNMYTMITGKVIDLSVDLSAASAAEEE from the exons ATGGATGAAGAGTACGATGTGATCGTGTTGGGCACGGGTCTCAAGGAGTGCATTCTCAGTGGTCTTCTCTCCGTCGATGGCCTCAAG GTTCTGCATATGGATAGGAATGACTATTACGGAGGAGAATCCACTTCACTCAATCTTAATcag CTTTGGAAGAGATTCAGGGGAGATGACAAGCCTCCTCCACAGTTGGGTGCTAGCAGGGACTACAACATCGATATGAACCCTAAG tttattaTGGCTAATGGCAATTTGGTGCGGGTTCTCATTCACACTGATGTTACAAAGTATCTCTCTTTTAAAGCTGTCGATGGGAGCTATGTGTTTAATAAAGGAAAG GTTCACAAAGTGCCCTCAAACGACATGGAAGCCTTAAAGTCCCCACTTATGGGACTATTTGAGAAACGCCGGGCACGCAAGTTTTTCATATATGTACAAAATTATAATGTTAGTGATCCCAAGGCCCATGAGGGGATGGACTTGACAAGAGTGACTACTAAAGAGTTGATAGC AAAATATGGCCTTGATGATAACACTGTAGACTTCATTGGTCATGCTTTGGCGCTTCACAGAGATGATCGCTACTTGACTGAGCCAGCACTGGACACTGTGAAGAGAATGAAG TTATATGCAGAGTCTCTTGCACGCTTTCAAGGAGGGTCACCTTACATATATCCTTTGTATGGTTTAGGAGAGCTTCCCCAG GCATTTGCACGGCTTAGTGCAGTTTATGGTGGAACATATATGTTGAACAAGCCTGAGTGCAAG GTAGAATTTGATGATGAAGGAAAGGTTATCGGTGTCACATCTGAAGGGGAAACTGCAAAATGCAAAAAAGTTGTTTGTGACCCATCATATTTGCCCGGAAAG GTGAGGAAGGTTGGTAAGGTTGCAAGGGCAATAGCCATCATGAGCCACCCAATCCCCAGCACTGATGATTCCCATTCGGTGCAAATTATTTTACCTCAGAAGCAGTTGGGTCGGAAGTCGGACAT GTACCTATTTTGTTGCTCATACACTCACAATGTTGCTCCAAAGGGAAAATTTATTGCATTTGTATCATCCGAGGCAGAGACCGATCAGCCAGCAATTGAACTAAAACCTGGAATTGATCTTCTAGGACCTGTTGATGAGATATTTTTTGACATCTATGACAGATATGAACCGGTCAATGAACCGGCTTTGGACAACTGCTTTATATCAATG AGTTATGATGCTACTACTCACTTTGAGTCGACTGTCGATGACGTTCTCAACATGTATACAATGATAACTGGAAAG GTTATTGACCTTAGTGTGGATCTCAGTGCTGCTAGTGCCGCAGAAGAAGAGTAG